In one window of Heptranchias perlo isolate sHepPer1 chromosome 4, sHepPer1.hap1, whole genome shotgun sequence DNA:
- the LOC137320370 gene encoding autotransporter adhesin BpaC-like — MGGQDSTSGGQDSTSGGQDSTSGGQDSTSGGQDSTSGGQDNTSGTLGNTSGGQDSTSGGQDSTSGGQDNTSGTLGNTSGGQDSTSGGQDSTSGGQDNTSGTLGNTSGGQDSTSGGQDSTSGGQDNTSGGQDNTSGGQDNTSGTLGNTSGGQDSTSGGQDNTSGTLGNTSGGQDSTSGGQDSTSGGQDSTSGGQDSTSGGQDSTSGGQDSTSGGQDNTSGGQDNTSGGQDNTSGGQDNTSGGQDNTSGGQDNTSGGQDNTSGGQDSTSGGQDNTSGGQDNTSGGQDNTSGGQDNTSGTLGNTSGGQDSTSGGQDSTSGGQDNTSGGQHLIGCKELWDALRM, encoded by the exons atgg GTGGACAGGACAGTACCTCAGGTGGACAGGACAGTACCTCAGGTGGACAGGACAGTACCTCAGGTGGACAGGACAGTACCTCAGGTGGACAGGACAGTACCTCAGGTGGACAGGACAATACCTCAGGTACTCTGGGCAATACCTCAGGTGGACAGGACAGTACCTCAGGTGGACAGGACAGTACCTCAGGTGGACAGGACAATACCTCAGGTACTCTGGGCAATACCTCAGGTGGACAGGACAGTACCTCAGGTGGACAGGACAGTACCTCAGGTGGACAGGACAATACCTCAGGTACTCTGGGCAATACCTCAGGTGGACAGGACAGTACCTCAGGTGGACAGGACAGTACCTCAGGTGGACAGGACAATACCTCAGGTGGACAGGACAATACCTCAGGTGGACAGGACAATACCTCAGGTACTCTGGGCAATACCTCAGGTGGACAGGACAGTACCTCAGGTGGACAGGACAATACCTCAGGTACTCTGGGCAATACCTCAGGTGGACAGGACAGTACCTCAGGTGGACAGGACAGTACCTCAGGTGGACAGGACAGTACCTCAGGTGGACAGGACAGTACCTCAGGTGGACAGGACAGTACCTCAGGTGGACAGGACAGTACCTCAGGTGGACAGGACAATACCTCAGGTGGACAGGACAATACCTCAGGTGGACAGGACAATACCTCAGGTGGACAGGACAATACCTCAGGTGGACAGGACAATACCTCAGGTGGACAGGACAATACCTCAGGTGGACAGGACAATACCTCAGGTGGACAGGACAGTACCTCAGGTGGACAGGACAATACCTCAGGTGGACAGGACAATACCTCAGGTGGACAGGACAATACCTCAGGTGGACAGGACAATACCTCAGGTACTCTGGGCAATACCTCAGGTGGACAGGACAGTACCTCAGGTGGACAGGACAGTACCTCAGGTGGACAGGACAATACCTCAGGTGGACaacacctcattggctgtaaagagctttgggacgccctgaggatgtga